The genomic region AGCAGCGGTCCGTCGCCCACCACCTTCAATGGCAGTCGAGCCCCCAGCGTCTCCCAGGCCTTCAGAATCGTGTGAACGCCCTTCTCGGGCGAGAGCCGCGTGACGAAGATCGCGTAGTTTCCGTCGCCGGTGCCCATGCCGGGGTCCGGGTAGACGAAGTTCGGCTTGACGACGATGCGTTCGCCGGGAAAGCCACCTTGGATGTACTTCTGCCGCCCGAACTCGGTCAGACTGTAGAAAAGGTCGACCTGGTCGTGCCACGTGTCGGCGAACCGGTGGGCGGCCGTCATCGCGGCGACGACGGCGCTGCCGGCGCGGCTGTCACGGTAACACTTGTGCAGCACCCCCGGCCACGCCACGGTGCGCCCGAGGCAGTCCTCGCACACGTGTCCATCTCGGAAGAACAGCGCGTTGACGCACATCAACCGGAAGTTCCGCAGCGACTGCACCACCGCCACCCCGCTCGCCTTGGCGGCGTAGTAGCCGGCCGGGGAGATCAGCGGGAACGTGTTGGTGAAGTGCGCGACGTCCGGGCGGTGCTGGCGACACAGTTCGGTGATCGCGCGGTACGACGTGCTGTTCCAGAACGTCTTGCCCGCCACGCGGATCGTGCCGAGCTGCTTCACCTCGTCGTTGTGGACGCGGTACTCGATCACCTCCACACCGTTGGCGCGCAGCATCGCCACCTCAGCGGCGAAGCTCTGGTCCTCGCCGCCCTTCTGCTGGTAATGGTTGTGGAGGCAGAGGACCTTCATACGATGGTGTCGGGAATGGCGCCTGGCGCGTTGCGGTAGGTCCAGACCGCCGCCATACCGGTGCCGAAGATCGTCCAGAACCACGCCGACGCCATCGGGCCTTCCAGCACCACGTCAAAGCCAGCGTTGACCGTGATGGCCGCCCAGAAGATGCCGAGGAACATCAGCAGTCGGTACCACGTCCGCCTGCGCCTGCGGTAGGCGTCGATCGCGCACGTCGCCATGCCCGTTGCCCACGTGAGGTTCAGCAGCACGTGCATGATGAATCCGGGCACGCCGGCGCGAGCCAACATGGTGATGTGGCTGTTGTGCGGGCTGCGCAGCGCAGAGTCGGAGGCGATCTGGTACCCGTCGTCGTCGGCGAGGTTGACGCCGAAGCCCTTGCCGGTCCAGAAGTACGGTCCGTAAACCGTGTAGTCGATGATGTCGCCCCACCAGTTCAGGCGCCATTCCTTCGTGTTGTCGTAGCGCGACTCGCCGCTGGTGCCGAACACGCTCGTCGCCGCGGCCGTCAACCGATCTAACGATACCTCGCGGTTGCCCAGCATGATCGTGGCGCCACTGACGGCGAAGATCGAGAGCGGGATGAAGATGAACATCACCGTCTTCAGTACCGCGCCGGTCACGCCCCGCACCATGATGGCTGAGCACAACTGCAGCATGCACGCGATCTGTCCCGCGCGGTTGCCGAGCAGGAAGACCACGACGAACGCCGGCGCGAACAGTTGCGCCGTCAACTTGAACGACGGGATCGGCGCGATCCACAGGAACGCGCCGATCGCGCCGATGTGCACCAGCGT from Tepidisphaeraceae bacterium harbors:
- a CDS encoding glycosyltransferase, encoding MKVLCLHNHYQQKGGEDQSFAAEVAMLRANGVEVIEYRVHNDEVKQLGTIRVAGKTFWNSTSYRAITELCRQHRPDVAHFTNTFPLISPAGYYAAKASGVAVVQSLRNFRLMCVNALFFRDGHVCEDCLGRTVAWPGVLHKCYRDSRAGSAVVAAMTAAHRFADTWHDQVDLFYSLTEFGRQKYIQGGFPGERIVVKPNFVYPDPGMGTGDGNYAIFVTRLSPEKGVHTILKAWETLGARLPLKVVGDGPLLPLVQAARERGLNVEALGSKPLAETYDLIGRATVLVFPSEWYETFGRVAIEAYAKGTPVVAADIGAIAEVVDDGRTGLRFRPGDATDLVAKVNDLLDAPQRLASMRDVVRREFETCYSAEQNLHLLLDVYARAIAYSASRQSA
- a CDS encoding O-antigen ligase family protein; its protein translation is MSRAHPVAAAAAAHRSVEYAPSRADLLPQLGATSVADVYLKFHCFVLMMLALMGRGFAYMGLSELSLVLSLGVVIFCPVGVKRIFTLFPAVILLPYLLWGAAQTLPYLEQYGFLAARDAAQWGYGIWGLTLGAILASRPARIVTLVTRYRSFGRIAVCVLPLAYAYHTLIGFPPFISGIGFIELKAGETLVHIGAIGAFLWIAPIPSFKLTAQLFAPAFVVVFLLGNRAGQIACMLQLCSAIMVRGVTGAVLKTVMFIFIPLSIFAVSGATIMLGNREVSLDRLTAAATSVFGTSGESRYDNTKEWRLNWWGDIIDYTVYGPYFWTGKGFGVNLADDDGYQIASDSALRSPHNSHITMLARAGVPGFIMHVLLNLTWATGMATCAIDAYRRRRRTWYRLLMFLGIFWAAITVNAGFDVVLEGPMASAWFWTIFGTGMAAVWTYRNAPGAIPDTIV